A region from the Leptospirillum ferriphilum ML-04 genome encodes:
- a CDS encoding methyl-accepting chemotaxis protein, whose protein sequence is MKMTDSIVVRLGLALGVSGLLIVYAMSSSLKGISVFRSDVSRILEQNQLLVLSDQKVIAYGLLEEMALRNLLLNPDDSVAARNLHKFEKMSLGMLSQGKSETYTLKDPVSRARILRDLDALETKFKDHLATISLILSILPSDRTKALRLMKVREVSEWRKIRRDIQALISISQHDVAVKQEQLSEKYHRIMLESISTAAFGIAFSILALGLVYLRFRKGVGQALLVSKKLANCDLSFSPKDQHSDEFGKIIHAIDGAVVRFRDVIGSIKSIEEKITGHSQDLSRVSGQTGESSQEIRRLTANVVHVDERIEEALSRSIGLSRETTKEAEKIVEVSQEGVQIGERSKTAYEHILLNIRKTRESLRKLSDSVSRVNKATSSVREISEQTNLLALNAAIEAARAGEVGKGFAVVAEEVRKLSQKSSESTKEIGEVVDQIRAMSEETGILMESTEKVVGAGAEATAETGQAFGSIHKAVSNLPSFMKEIDSSFETLRTEQEKSRTEVQEIDRFSDQLMSGQQTLDVVSANLQEQAMELEEAVRQFRF, encoded by the coding sequence ATGAAGATGACGGACAGTATCGTGGTGCGGCTGGGGCTGGCTCTGGGCGTTTCCGGGCTTCTGATTGTCTATGCCATGAGCTCTTCCCTGAAAGGGATTTCAGTCTTTCGCTCGGATGTAAGCCGAATTCTGGAGCAAAACCAGCTTCTGGTCCTGAGCGATCAGAAAGTCATTGCCTATGGTCTTCTGGAAGAAATGGCATTACGGAATCTTCTTCTGAATCCTGACGACTCCGTGGCCGCCCGGAATCTTCACAAGTTTGAAAAAATGTCCCTCGGCATGCTTTCCCAGGGAAAATCGGAAACCTATACCCTGAAAGACCCTGTTTCCCGAGCGAGAATCCTGCGGGATCTGGACGCGCTTGAAACAAAGTTTAAAGATCACCTTGCCACGATTTCTCTCATTCTCTCCATTTTGCCGTCGGACCGGACCAAGGCCCTTCGCCTGATGAAGGTCAGGGAAGTTTCGGAATGGAGAAAGATTCGTCGGGATATCCAGGCTCTGATAAGCATCAGTCAGCACGATGTGGCGGTCAAGCAGGAGCAGCTGAGCGAAAAATACCACAGGATCATGCTGGAATCGATATCGACGGCAGCGTTTGGAATCGCATTTTCCATTCTGGCTCTTGGACTCGTGTATCTGCGTTTCCGGAAGGGGGTCGGGCAAGCTCTTCTTGTCTCCAAAAAACTGGCAAATTGTGATTTGTCCTTTTCTCCCAAAGATCAGCATTCCGATGAGTTTGGAAAAATCATCCATGCCATCGATGGAGCGGTTGTTCGATTTCGCGACGTTATCGGATCGATCAAGTCGATTGAGGAAAAAATCACCGGCCATTCGCAAGACCTTTCCAGGGTGTCCGGTCAGACGGGAGAGAGTTCGCAGGAAATCCGTCGTCTGACGGCCAATGTGGTGCATGTGGATGAACGGATTGAAGAAGCTCTTTCAAGGTCGATCGGATTGTCCAGGGAGACCACGAAGGAAGCAGAGAAAATTGTGGAGGTTTCCCAGGAAGGCGTCCAGATCGGAGAGCGTTCAAAAACGGCCTACGAGCATATCCTCCTGAATATCCGGAAGACCCGGGAATCTCTCCGGAAGCTTTCCGACTCGGTGTCGCGTGTCAACAAGGCGACGAGCTCCGTTCGGGAAATTTCGGAACAGACAAATCTTTTGGCCCTGAATGCTGCGATCGAGGCGGCAAGAGCGGGGGAGGTCGGAAAGGGATTTGCTGTGGTTGCCGAGGAAGTTCGAAAGCTCTCCCAGAAAAGCAGCGAATCCACAAAAGAGATCGGAGAGGTTGTAGACCAGATCCGGGCGATGTCCGAGGAAACCGGCATTCTGATGGAGTCGACGGAGAAAGTTGTTGGCGCGGGGGCCGAAGCGACAGCAGAAACCGGTCAGGCGTTTGGATCGATTCACAAGGCGGTCTCGAACTTGCCATCCTTTATGAAAGAGATTGACAGTTCTTTTGAGACTCTCAGGACCGAACAGGAAAAATCGCGGACGGAAGTCCAGGAGATCGACCGGTTTTCGGATCAGCTGATGTCGGGACAACAAACGCTGGATGTGGTTTCTGCCAACCTCCAGGAACAGGCGATGGAACTTGAAGAAGCGGTTCGCCAGTTCCGGTTTTGA
- a CDS encoding class I SAM-dependent methyltransferase, translating to MTDKHDLYRMQKGFFRDAYRSGRIGWPRTGVSPIVRTAFERGYLGPGSRVLEIGCGEGRNLRGLWPGTAAAVGMDYVEEPLRTARKSLPEKVSLVQGDLFALPFREKSFDVVLDWGVFHHLKKPERERYPLWLLHLVGSGGILLLGAFSEKFRHHPGEVRRQMFVRHRGHYDVFFDRDRFSRAMGPRWKLLWQGEENQGDGLSYYRLGIFQCMA from the coding sequence ATGACAGACAAACATGATCTTTACAGGATGCAGAAAGGATTTTTTCGGGACGCTTACCGTTCCGGTCGGATCGGCTGGCCCAGAACGGGCGTGTCTCCGATCGTCCGGACGGCCTTCGAGCGGGGATATCTGGGTCCCGGAAGCAGGGTGCTCGAGATCGGTTGCGGAGAAGGTCGCAATCTCCGTGGTTTGTGGCCGGGAACCGCCGCCGCCGTCGGGATGGATTATGTGGAGGAGCCTCTCCGGACGGCAAGAAAGTCCCTACCGGAAAAGGTGTCTCTCGTTCAGGGAGACCTGTTTGCCCTGCCCTTCCGGGAAAAGTCCTTTGATGTCGTTCTTGACTGGGGTGTTTTTCATCATTTGAAAAAGCCGGAACGGGAACGATATCCGCTCTGGCTCCTTCATCTGGTGGGTTCCGGAGGAATCCTTTTGCTGGGTGCCTTTTCGGAAAAATTCCGCCATCATCCCGGAGAAGTCCGCCGGCAAATGTTCGTCCGGCATCGGGGCCATTACGATGTCTTTTTTGACAGGGACCGGTTTTCCCGCGCCATGGGACCCCGCTGGAAACTCCTCTGGCAGGGAGAGGAAAATCAGGGTGACGGGCTTTCCTATTATCGCCTGGGAATCTTTCAGTGCATGGCGTGA
- the gcvT gene encoding glycine cleavage system aminomethyltransferase GcvT, which yields MNVPLHDIHLREGGHMVDFHGYTLPVRFSSILEESLFVREKAGLFDISHMGHFVLRGKDALGAVNRLITSNLENVPPGKALYGHLLNPAGGVIDDIMAYHFGRERVDLVVNASNRGGDARWIREHLPAGIELEDFSPGHVGMAIQGPRASRVLEDVLPGILDMRRRETRLLQIEGGEGFLVSRTGYTGEDGWEFFGPAGPGVSFYEKLLHAGKKAGILACCGLGARDLLRLEMGYPLYGQELNDRFSPFDAGLAFAVSRTKSEFIGRTSILESDGQPRIDPAHPSLGGFVVEGRGIPRTGCPMEKTDGTRVGEVTSGGFSPRVGSGFGLAYLDRDFLEFFRNGGPGQVRIHGIAHPVRHRMWPFVSVHRGDSAP from the coding sequence ATGAATGTTCCGTTGCATGATATTCATCTCCGGGAAGGCGGCCATATGGTCGATTTCCATGGGTATACCCTCCCGGTCCGCTTTTCGTCCATTCTCGAGGAATCCCTTTTTGTCCGGGAAAAGGCCGGGTTGTTCGATATCAGCCATATGGGCCATTTCGTTCTTCGGGGGAAGGATGCACTCGGAGCAGTGAACAGGCTGATCACTTCAAATCTCGAGAATGTCCCTCCCGGAAAAGCGCTGTACGGACACCTTCTGAATCCGGCGGGCGGCGTCATTGACGATATTATGGCCTATCATTTTGGACGGGAGAGGGTCGATCTGGTCGTGAACGCCTCCAACCGGGGCGGGGATGCGCGCTGGATACGGGAGCACCTTCCCGCGGGGATAGAATTGGAGGACTTCTCCCCTGGCCACGTGGGGATGGCTATCCAGGGACCCCGGGCTTCCCGGGTTCTGGAGGATGTGCTTCCCGGCATTCTCGACATGCGCCGGAGAGAAACCCGCCTGCTCCAGATCGAAGGGGGTGAGGGGTTCCTGGTCAGTCGGACGGGATATACCGGAGAAGACGGTTGGGAATTTTTTGGCCCGGCCGGACCCGGGGTCTCCTTTTACGAAAAACTCCTTCATGCCGGAAAGAAGGCGGGAATTTTGGCCTGCTGCGGACTGGGTGCCCGGGATCTCCTCCGACTGGAAATGGGGTATCCCTTGTACGGACAGGAGCTGAACGACAGGTTCTCCCCCTTCGATGCGGGTCTTGCTTTCGCCGTTTCCCGGACAAAGTCGGAATTCATCGGGAGGACGTCCATTCTGGAAAGCGATGGACAGCCCCGGATCGATCCGGCCCATCCGTCTCTGGGAGGCTTCGTCGTGGAGGGAAGAGGGATCCCGCGGACCGGATGCCCGATGGAAAAGACGGACGGCACGCGCGTGGGAGAAGTGACATCCGGCGGATTCTCTCCCCGTGTCGGGAGCGGATTTGGCCTGGCGTATCTTGACCGCGATTTTCTCGAGTTTTTTCGGAACGGGGGTCCGGGACAGGTCCGCATTCATGGGATCGCCCATCCGGTCCGGCACAGGATGTGGCCGTTTGTTTCCGTCCATCGGGGGGATTCCGCTCCCTGA
- a CDS encoding substrate-binding domain-containing protein, which yields MNTQSGNGLSPAPTSLPQLRRMGRMVLFTIFAGTAGLFPVKSSTPFGAPDARATSIEAPWGNIPPVGLPFTVDGVDNVPDLHGNPAKTQLTLFVAGNQFMVFPELIRAFKKEHPEIRHIFYETLPPGILAKQMVRKGITIGNLHLTVRPDVYESGLKRMKKEVKSGMVTGKLVAYARNNLALMVRKGNPKHIRTLSDLGNSSLRLSLPNPKWEGIGQQIRASLLKAGGPKLVHKIFVEKRKNKTTYLTHIHHRQTAYRILRGQSDAGITWISEALFQKKIGHPIDVVRIPAKLNTEATYVAAMAKGAPHAENARLWLKFLQSSRARAIYQQYGFTSPQR from the coding sequence ATGAACACTCAATCCGGAAACGGCCTTTCTCCCGCTCCGACCTCCCTGCCACAACTCCGCAGAATGGGGAGAATGGTCCTTTTCACAATTTTTGCCGGAACCGCCGGCCTTTTTCCGGTCAAAAGCTCCACTCCCTTCGGAGCACCCGATGCAAGGGCGACGTCGATCGAAGCTCCCTGGGGGAACATTCCCCCCGTGGGTCTCCCTTTCACGGTCGACGGCGTCGACAATGTTCCGGATCTCCACGGGAATCCGGCGAAGACCCAACTGACTCTGTTTGTCGCAGGAAACCAGTTCATGGTTTTTCCAGAGCTCATCCGGGCTTTCAAAAAGGAACACCCCGAAATCCGCCACATCTTTTATGAAACATTGCCTCCCGGCATTCTTGCCAAACAGATGGTGCGCAAGGGGATCACGATCGGAAACCTTCACCTGACAGTCCGGCCGGATGTTTACGAAAGCGGCCTGAAAAGGATGAAAAAAGAAGTGAAGTCCGGTATGGTCACCGGAAAACTCGTGGCTTACGCCCGGAACAACCTGGCACTCATGGTCCGGAAAGGGAATCCCAAGCATATCCGGACTCTTTCGGACCTTGGAAACTCCAGTCTCCGGCTGTCTCTCCCCAATCCGAAATGGGAAGGAATCGGGCAGCAGATCCGGGCTTCCCTCCTGAAAGCCGGCGGTCCGAAACTCGTCCACAAAATTTTTGTCGAAAAACGGAAGAACAAGACGACTTACCTGACCCATATCCACCATCGCCAGACCGCCTACCGGATCTTGCGCGGTCAGTCGGATGCTGGAATCACCTGGATTTCGGAGGCCCTCTTCCAGAAGAAAATCGGCCATCCGATCGACGTGGTCCGGATTCCGGCAAAATTGAACACCGAAGCAACCTATGTCGCCGCTATGGCAAAAGGGGCACCACATGCCGAAAATGCCCGGTTGTGGCTGAAGTTTCTCCAGTCTTCTCGCGCTCGTGCCATCTATCAGCAATATGGTTTCACCTCACCCCAACGCTAA
- the gcvH gene encoding glycine cleavage system protein GcvH codes for MTEARRYTKTHEWIAPANVQGEWNVGITDFAQKEVTDVVFVELPKVGRSVPRGGEAAIIESVKAAFSIYAPVAGTIVAVNPDLDSDPGLLNRDPYGKGWIFRLKAVQPEEIPVLMDEGAYQKFLKEGGGHPEHG; via the coding sequence ATGACCGAAGCCAGACGATACACAAAAACCCATGAATGGATTGCCCCGGCAAACGTTCAGGGAGAGTGGAACGTCGGGATCACGGATTTCGCCCAGAAGGAAGTCACGGACGTGGTCTTCGTGGAACTTCCGAAGGTAGGACGTTCTGTTCCCCGGGGGGGAGAAGCGGCCATCATCGAGTCCGTCAAGGCAGCCTTTTCGATCTATGCTCCGGTTGCCGGCACAATTGTCGCCGTCAACCCGGACCTCGACAGTGATCCGGGACTCCTGAACCGGGATCCTTACGGGAAAGGATGGATCTTCCGTCTCAAGGCCGTCCAGCCGGAGGAGATCCCTGTCCTGATGGACGAAGGGGCCTATCAAAAGTTTCTGAAGGAGGGAGGGGGACACCCGGAACATGGCTGA
- a CDS encoding rhodanese-like domain-containing protein, with protein sequence MFGGLFGGGDIEILPQELKERMERGEDILLIDVREDWEHARVKLPGARHIPLAKLPQMLSQIDPKKDIVVYCHHGARSMQACQFMKKNGFEKIKNLRGGIDAYARVVDRSLPTY encoded by the coding sequence ATGTTTGGAGGACTGTTCGGAGGAGGTGACATCGAGATCCTTCCCCAGGAGCTCAAGGAAAGGATGGAGCGGGGGGAGGACATTCTTTTGATCGATGTCCGGGAAGACTGGGAGCATGCCCGCGTCAAACTTCCGGGAGCACGTCACATACCGCTGGCAAAACTGCCGCAGATGCTCTCCCAGATCGACCCGAAAAAAGACATTGTGGTTTATTGCCATCATGGAGCAAGAAGCATGCAGGCGTGTCAGTTCATGAAAAAGAACGGCTTTGAAAAAATCAAGAATCTTCGGGGCGGGATTGACGCCTATGCACGAGTCGTCGACCGGTCCCTGCCGACATACTGA
- a CDS encoding SurA N-terminal domain-containing protein, translating to MMLEWIRKVAVERPKVLGTLMILVGAIFVVSMGWWGFSAYKSGKPGIVARINGTPLYATEFSRDYEIMKNNYQRLLNGALGKKILTELNFPGLVLRNMIFRQLWIDEANHLHLIVPDAVVVSEVSRIPFFQEGNPPVFSSKLYTQFLLETHQSAKDFEQSIREDLLVQRAQVLVRAIQTPAAPASPTDEKTAAGLDDWQKKRLALQEETLQSFQMQLENRSNVKIDQEAFKKLSKSLL from the coding sequence ATGATGCTGGAATGGATTCGAAAGGTCGCTGTTGAACGCCCAAAGGTCCTGGGAACCCTCATGATTCTCGTGGGGGCGATTTTCGTCGTCTCGATGGGGTGGTGGGGCTTTTCCGCCTATAAATCGGGAAAGCCCGGAATCGTGGCCCGGATCAATGGCACACCGCTCTATGCAACAGAGTTTTCCCGGGACTACGAAATCATGAAAAACAACTACCAGAGACTACTGAACGGGGCTTTGGGGAAAAAGATCCTGACAGAACTCAACTTTCCGGGTCTGGTTCTCCGGAACATGATCTTCCGGCAGCTTTGGATCGATGAGGCGAACCATCTCCACCTCATTGTACCCGACGCGGTCGTTGTCAGTGAAGTCAGCCGCATCCCCTTCTTTCAGGAAGGGAATCCTCCCGTTTTTTCAAGCAAGCTCTACACACAATTTCTGCTCGAGACCCACCAGTCTGCGAAAGACTTCGAACAGTCCATCCGGGAAGACCTTCTCGTGCAGCGGGCCCAGGTTCTGGTGCGTGCGATTCAGACTCCGGCTGCTCCGGCTTCTCCCACAGATGAAAAAACGGCCGCCGGTCTGGATGACTGGCAGAAAAAGAGGCTGGCACTCCAGGAGGAAACACTGCAGTCTTTCCAGATGCAGCTGGAAAACCGTTCGAACGTCAAGATTGACCAGGAAGCGTTCAAAAAACTTTCCAAGTCTTTGCTGTAA
- a CDS encoding tRNA (adenine-N1)-methyltransferase, with the protein MSFLPGEPLILYDSRGRSHYIPALEPNKTTNINGLRIPHDLLLREGQEGASVPMEKGEEYTIFRPTLRETLTHLKRRTQVIYPKDQGMILMWGDIRPGLRVLESGIGSGAMTLSLLRMCAPGGHVTSVEKREEHAVLAMENLERLAPELLSSHRLILGDISGPDLPTMLGPEPFDRVLLDLPEPWAALRTLPRILRPGGILLTWVPTPLQVHTLSLALKDSGSFHLVQTVETIVRDWEFGPTSVRPAHRIIGHTGYLTIARRGEHGRPYIPWEPPF; encoded by the coding sequence ATGTCTTTTCTTCCGGGCGAACCCCTTATCCTTTACGATTCCCGCGGCCGGAGCCATTACATCCCCGCACTTGAACCCAACAAAACCACCAACATCAATGGACTGAGAATACCCCATGACCTCCTTCTCCGGGAAGGCCAGGAAGGGGCTTCCGTTCCGATGGAAAAAGGGGAAGAATACACGATCTTCCGGCCTACCCTCCGGGAGACTCTCACCCACCTGAAAAGACGGACCCAGGTCATCTATCCCAAGGATCAGGGAATGATCCTCATGTGGGGGGACATCCGTCCAGGTCTTCGGGTGCTCGAATCCGGAATCGGATCGGGGGCCATGACCCTCTCTCTTTTAAGGATGTGCGCTCCCGGGGGGCATGTCACATCCGTCGAAAAACGAGAAGAGCATGCCGTCCTCGCCATGGAAAATCTGGAGCGACTGGCGCCGGAGCTTCTCTCTTCCCATCGGCTGATCCTTGGCGACATCTCCGGGCCGGACCTGCCCACCATGCTCGGGCCAGAACCATTCGACCGGGTTCTTCTCGATCTGCCGGAACCCTGGGCCGCTCTCCGGACACTGCCCCGTATTCTGCGACCGGGCGGAATCCTCCTCACGTGGGTTCCGACCCCGCTCCAGGTCCACACCCTGTCTCTTGCCCTCAAGGACAGCGGAAGCTTTCACCTGGTGCAGACGGTGGAAACCATTGTGCGGGACTGGGAATTCGGTCCCACCTCCGTCCGGCCGGCCCATCGGATCATCGGACACACCGGCTATCTCACAATCGCCCGGCGCGGAGAACACGGTCGTCCCTATATCCCCTGGGAACCCCCTTTCTGA